In Pseudochaenichthys georgianus unplaced genomic scaffold, fPseGeo1.2 scaffold_1738_arrow_ctg1, whole genome shotgun sequence, a single window of DNA contains:
- the LOC117441501 gene encoding tryptophan 5-hydroxylase 2, which translates to MSYKFGQPIPRIEYTPEEVRTWGVVFRELSQLYPSHACREHLKNLPLLEKHCGYREDNIPQLQDVSQFLRERSGFTVRPVAGYLSPRDFLSALAYRVFNCTQYVRHSTDPLYTPEPDTCHELLGHVPLLADPKFAQFSQEIGLASLGASDEDVQKLATCYFFTIEFGLCKQDGKLRAYGAGLLSSIGELRHALSGAACVRMFDPKTTCRQECLITTFQDVYFVSESFEEAKEKMREFAKSIKRPFSVYYNPYTQSIDLLKDTRGIEDVVQDLRSDLNTVCDALGKMNTYMGI; encoded by the exons CGGGCAGCCCATCCCTCGCATCGAGTACACTCCGGAGGAGGTGAGGACGTGGGGGGTGGTGTTCAGGGAGCTCAGCCAGCTGTACCCGTCCCACGCCTGCAGAGAGCACCTGAAGAACCTGCCTCTGCTGGAGAAACACTGCGGATACAGAGAGGACAACATCCCCCAGCTGCAGGACGTCTCCCAGTTCCTCAGAG agcgcTCTGGCTTCACGGTGCGTCCTGTGGCTGGGTATCTCTCTCCCAGAGACTTCCTGTCTGCTCTGGCCTACAGAGTGTTCAACTGCACTCAGTACGTGAGGCACAGCACCGACCCGCTGTACACCCCCGAGCC CGACACGTGCCACGAGCTGCTGGGTCACGTCCCCCTGCTGGCCGACCCAAAGTTTGCTCAGTTCTCGCAGGAGATCGGCCTGGCGTCTCTGGGAGCGTCGGACGAGGACGTCCAGAAGCTGGCCACG TGTTATTTCTTCACCATCGAGTTTGGACTCTGCAAACAGGACGGGAAGCTGAGAGCCTACGGAGCCGGGCTGCTGTCATCTATAGGAGAGCTgagg CATGCCCTGTCGGGGGCGGCCTGCGTGAGGATGTTCGACCCAAAGACGACCTGCAGACAGGAGTGTCTCATCACCACCTTCCAAGACGTCTACTTCGTGTCCGAGAGCTTCGAGGAGGCCAAGGAGAAGAtgag gGAGTTTGCGAAGTCGATAAAGCGTCCGTTCTCCGTGTACTACAACCCGTACACGCAGAGCATCGACCTGCTGAAAGACACGCGCGGCATCGAGGACGTGGTGCAGGACCTGCGCAGCGACCTGAACACCGTCTGCGACGCGCTGGGCAAGATGAACACCTACATGGGCATCTGA